One Bacteroidota bacterium genomic window carries:
- a CDS encoding T9SS type A sorting domain-containing protein, translating to MKSLKSLKIIFLLSLLFLPASLRSQTPGNWWNDAVFYEIFVRSFYDANGDGKGDFRGLIQKLDYLNDGDPNTKTDLGITGIWLMPINPSPSYHGYDVNDYRGIASDYGTMNDFKEFLVKAHQRGIKVIIDLVMNHTSRQNPWFAASTDPSSPYRNYYIWRNTNPGYTGTWGQTVWHPFNSYYYFGMFSSGMPDLDYSHAPVKNDMFNIVRYWLDTLNVDGFRLDAIKHLFENGQIMEHVPATFSFLQEFRTYYKSVNPNAFVVGEVWSSTAQIVPYSNGTRLDACFEFDLATAIINAVKNSAPAGLANKVSSVVSSYQPLQYATFLSNHDQDRVFGILNQNEKWMKLAASVYLTLPGIPFIYYGEEIGMNGYGQDQNKRRPMPWTPGTNGGFTTGTPWYALGTPYTTNNIQTMSGDPGSLLSRYRNLIHLRNKEEALRRGGYRAGTSSNANIYSFGRDLENEVVYVIHNFSDFPVSGFTVSMNQSNLDQGSFFVYDLESGASLGQITVNYQGGFAGLAIPGELAGKGSMIIKLQTNPSGIEDESKNPGSFNLYQNFPNPFNPSTTINYTIARQASVDVSVYDIRGNFVKRLFADTQEAGNHTIEFTSKDMASGIYFVRVTAGSETKTIKATLLK from the coding sequence GGAAACTGGTGGAACGATGCTGTCTTCTATGAAATATTTGTAAGAAGTTTCTATGATGCAAACGGAGATGGTAAAGGTGATTTCCGTGGACTGATTCAAAAGCTCGACTACCTGAACGATGGCGACCCGAATACAAAAACCGATCTTGGGATCACCGGTATATGGCTGATGCCAATAAATCCTTCCCCAAGTTACCACGGCTACGATGTGAATGACTACAGGGGAATTGCCTCAGATTATGGAACAATGAACGATTTCAAGGAATTTCTTGTAAAGGCACACCAGCGGGGAATAAAAGTAATTATCGATCTGGTTATGAACCACACTTCGCGGCAAAATCCCTGGTTCGCAGCTTCAACCGATCCTTCCTCACCATACAGAAACTATTACATCTGGCGAAACACAAACCCGGGCTATACAGGTACCTGGGGACAGACTGTCTGGCACCCCTTCAACAGCTACTACTATTTTGGTATGTTCTCAAGCGGAATGCCCGACCTCGACTACAGCCATGCCCCCGTTAAAAATGATATGTTTAACATCGTCCGTTACTGGCTGGATACCCTGAATGTTGATGGATTCAGACTTGATGCCATTAAACACCTTTTTGAAAACGGACAGATTATGGAGCATGTGCCGGCAACATTTTCTTTTCTTCAGGAGTTCAGGACTTACTATAAAAGTGTAAACCCGAATGCTTTTGTGGTGGGTGAAGTGTGGTCTTCAACTGCCCAAATTGTCCCTTACTCAAACGGTACACGACTTGATGCGTGCTTCGAATTTGATCTTGCCACAGCAATCATCAATGCCGTAAAAAATTCCGCCCCTGCCGGACTCGCTAACAAGGTCTCTTCTGTTGTTTCATCGTATCAGCCATTGCAGTATGCTACATTTCTTAGCAATCACGATCAGGACAGGGTCTTTGGTATCCTCAATCAGAATGAGAAATGGATGAAACTTGCCGCATCGGTGTACCTTACACTTCCGGGAATTCCTTTTATTTATTACGGTGAAGAAATCGGTATGAATGGATACGGTCAGGATCAGAACAAAAGACGACCCATGCCGTGGACACCGGGTACAAACGGCGGATTCACAACAGGCACTCCCTGGTACGCCCTTGGGACACCCTACACAACAAACAATATTCAGACGATGTCTGGCGATCCGGGATCACTCCTTAGCCGCTACAGAAATTTGATCCATCTGCGAAACAAGGAGGAAGCTCTTCGCAGAGGTGGATACCGTGCCGGTACATCATCAAATGCAAATATTTACTCGTTCGGAAGAGACCTTGAAAACGAGGTTGTTTATGTAATCCACAATTTCAGCGATTTTCCTGTCTCAGGCTTTACTGTTTCGATGAATCAGTCAAACCTGGATCAGGGAAGTTTCTTTGTTTACGATCTCGAGTCAGGCGCAAGTCTTGGTCAGATAACCGTTAATTACCAGGGCGGTTTTGCAGGTCTTGCAATTCCTGGTGAGCTGGCAGGAAAGGGATCGATGATCATTAAACTTCAGACGAATCCTTCAGGCATCGAAGATGAATCGAAAAATCCCGGTTCCTTCAATTTATATCAGAATTTTCCGAATCCATTTAATCCTTCTACAACGATTAACTACACAATAGCCAGGCAGGCTTCAGTGGATGTGTCGGTTTACGATATCAGAGGAAATTTTGTTAAGCGACTCTTTGCTGATACTCAGGAGGCGGGAAACCATACAATTGAATTTACATCAAAAGATATGGCTTCCGGCATATATTTTGTAAGAGTAACTGCAGGTTCCGAGACAAAGACGATAAAAGCCACTCTTTTGAAATAA
- a CDS encoding cytochrome c: MSTKSIYSVFFFVMFLVIVSGITGCGGGDSQAKKKSNASGSDGAAATNTSGLSEFEMENGIGPIKEKLTLGELDLAKASKGEKIFNEKCAACHKLDEKYTGPAQRDVTNRRTPEYIVNMMLNPEEMLKKHPEAQKMLAEYMTQMPSQNLTKDDALAVLEYFRSVNKPK; this comes from the coding sequence ATGTCCACTAAATCAATTTACTCAGTATTCTTTTTCGTAATGTTTTTGGTAATAGTTTCAGGAATCACCGGCTGTGGTGGCGGAGATTCACAGGCTAAAAAGAAATCAAATGCTTCAGGAAGTGACGGAGCGGCTGCAACAAACACTTCGGGTCTTTCCGAATTTGAAATGGAGAATGGAATTGGGCCCATAAAGGAAAAACTCACCCTTGGAGAGTTGGACCTCGCAAAAGCCTCAAAAGGCGAAAAGATATTCAACGAAAAGTGTGCTGCATGCCACAAACTTGATGAAAAATATACAGGACCTGCCCAGCGGGATGTAACAAACCGCCGGACACCTGAATACATCGTAAACATGATGTTAAATCCCGAAGAGATGTTGAAGAAACATCCTGAAGCTCAGAAGATGCTCGCGGAATACATGACACAAATGCCTTCACAAAATCTTACAAAGGATGATGCCCTGGCAGTGCTGGAATACTTCAGATCAGTAAACAAACCCAAATAA
- the nosZ gene encoding Sec-dependent nitrous-oxide reductase encodes MKKMIQFLLLAAFILPVILITGCGKSSSALDTGDAPQRVYVKPGEYDEFYTFMSGGFSGQVSVYGIPSGRLFKIIPVFSQNPETGYGYSEETKAMLNTSHGFIPWDDAHHPSLSQKEGMADGKWLFINANNTPRIARLDLKDFETAEIIEIPNSAGNHGSPFTTENSEYVVASTRFSLPIPNEDVDIKSYKENFKGTISFIKVAPENGRMNLEFQILAPGFNYDLARAGKGPSHGWAFFTSYNSEQANTLLEINASKNDKDFIAAVNWKKAEEYLKAGKAKDMPADYYHNFVDEKTRVAKSENIKTVKILDPKDCPGMIYFLPTPKSPHGVDVDPTGEYIVAGGKLATVLPVHSFTKMMDAINNKKFDGDINGIPVLKYADINAGEVKNPGLGPLHTEFDDKGFAYTSAFISSEVVKWKLGTWEVVDRIPVYYSIGHLLVMGGDTKKPFGKYLIALNKITKDRYLPTGPSLTQSAQLIDISGDKMKLLLDFPTTGEPHYAQGIEASILRKDFMKIYKNEDNGNPHATKSEKDAKVVREGNTVRVYMTASRSHFNPDNLEGIKVGDKVYFHVTNLEQDWDVPHGFAIKGMTNSELLIMPGETRTILWEPKQPGIYPFYCSDFCSALHQEMSGYARVSPQGSNVPLSFGTGK; translated from the coding sequence ATGAAAAAGATGATCCAATTTTTGCTGCTTGCAGCTTTTATCCTCCCGGTAATACTGATTACAGGTTGCGGGAAATCCTCATCAGCACTCGACACAGGCGATGCTCCTCAGCGTGTTTATGTAAAACCCGGTGAGTATGATGAGTTTTATACCTTCATGTCGGGCGGGTTTAGTGGCCAGGTTTCGGTGTACGGAATACCTTCAGGAAGACTGTTCAAAATCATTCCCGTTTTTTCCCAGAATCCTGAAACGGGATACGGTTATTCCGAAGAAACCAAAGCAATGTTGAATACCTCACATGGATTTATTCCCTGGGATGATGCCCACCACCCTTCACTCTCACAGAAAGAGGGAATGGCTGACGGCAAGTGGCTCTTCATCAATGCAAACAACACCCCGAGAATAGCCAGACTCGACCTGAAAGATTTCGAAACTGCTGAAATTATTGAAATTCCGAACTCAGCGGGCAACCATGGTTCACCTTTCACCACTGAAAACTCAGAGTATGTGGTCGCTTCAACAAGATTTTCACTTCCCATCCCTAATGAAGATGTGGATATAAAGTCCTACAAAGAAAACTTTAAAGGCACCATCTCATTCATTAAAGTGGCTCCCGAAAATGGAAGAATGAACCTTGAATTTCAAATTCTTGCTCCGGGATTCAACTATGATCTCGCCCGTGCAGGAAAAGGTCCTTCACACGGCTGGGCATTTTTCACTTCCTACAATTCTGAACAGGCAAACACACTGCTCGAAATCAATGCTTCCAAAAACGACAAGGATTTTATCGCAGCAGTAAACTGGAAAAAAGCGGAAGAATATCTGAAAGCCGGAAAAGCCAAAGATATGCCGGCTGACTACTACCACAACTTCGTTGATGAAAAAACAAGGGTTGCGAAGTCGGAAAACATAAAAACGGTAAAAATTCTCGACCCGAAAGACTGTCCGGGTATGATCTATTTTCTGCCGACTCCTAAATCACCTCATGGCGTTGATGTGGATCCGACAGGTGAATATATAGTAGCCGGTGGTAAACTCGCAACCGTTCTACCGGTTCATTCCTTCACAAAAATGATGGATGCAATCAATAACAAAAAGTTCGATGGCGACATCAACGGTATCCCTGTTCTGAAATATGCAGACATCAATGCAGGTGAAGTAAAAAATCCGGGTCTGGGACCTCTCCATACCGAGTTCGATGACAAAGGATTTGCCTACACTTCCGCATTTATCTCCTCTGAAGTGGTGAAATGGAAACTTGGCACATGGGAAGTGGTTGATCGTATACCCGTTTACTACTCGATCGGTCACCTTCTTGTTATGGGTGGCGATACAAAAAAACCATTCGGAAAATATCTGATTGCCCTGAATAAAATCACAAAAGACAGATATCTCCCCACAGGACCTTCGCTTACACAGTCGGCTCAACTGATCGATATAAGCGGTGACAAAATGAAATTGCTGCTCGACTTCCCCACCACAGGTGAACCTCACTATGCTCAAGGGATTGAAGCCTCGATACTGAGAAAAGACTTCATGAAAATTTACAAAAACGAGGACAACGGCAACCCTCACGCAACAAAGTCGGAAAAGGATGCCAAAGTCGTCAGGGAAGGAAACACGGTCAGAGTTTACATGACAGCTTCCCGAAGCCACTTTAATCCCGACAATCTCGAGGGAATAAAGGTTGGCGACAAGGTTTACTTCCATGTCACAAACCTCGAACAGGACTGGGATGTTCCTCACGGCTTCGCAATTAAAGGGATGACAAATTCCGAACTCCTTATCATGCCGGGAGAAACAAGAACGATACTGTGGGAACCAAAACAACCCGGAATCTACCCGTTCTACTGCTCTGATTTCTGTTCGGCTCTTCATCAGGAAATGTCGGGATATGCAAGGGTTTCGCCGCAGGGTTCGAATGTACCTTTGTCATTTGGAACAGGAAAATAA
- a CDS encoding nitrous oxide reductase accessory protein NosL, which yields MKYATLLLALLSLVVSGCSGKDPEPISYGKDNCTFCQMLITDHRFGSELITPKGKVFKFDSIECLVGYCQMPGNYDEKESAVFVTSMIEPEKLFDAKTGMFVVSNEINSPMGAHLAVFRSHEKAIATVKDKNAVHYNWAKLLKELK from the coding sequence ATGAAATATGCAACACTCCTCCTGGCTCTCCTTTCCCTCGTTGTTTCGGGCTGCTCTGGAAAAGACCCTGAACCAATTAGTTATGGCAAAGACAACTGTACATTCTGCCAGATGTTGATTACCGACCACAGATTCGGAAGTGAACTTATCACCCCTAAGGGGAAGGTATTCAAATTTGACTCAATCGAGTGTCTCGTCGGATATTGTCAAATGCCGGGTAATTATGATGAAAAAGAAAGTGCTGTTTTTGTCACATCAATGATCGAGCCCGAAAAACTCTTTGATGCAAAAACCGGGATGTTCGTGGTAAGCAATGAAATAAACAGCCCGATGGGTGCACATCTCGCAGTCTTCAGATCACACGAAAAAGCCATTGCCACGGTCAAAGATAAAAACGCTGTTCACTACAACTGGGCAAAACTTTTGAAAGAGTTGAAATAA